One Streptomyces sp. NBC_01237 genomic region harbors:
- the ectB gene encoding diaminobutyrate--2-oxoglutarate transaminase — MTITPPALSVFETLESEVRSYCRGWPAVFDRAQGARLTDEDGHSYLDFFAGAGSLNYGHNNPVLKRALIDYIERDGITHGLDMATTAKRAFLETFQNVILRPRDLPYKVMFPGPTGTNAVESALKLARKVKGRESVVSFTNAFHGMSLGSLAVTGNAFKRAGAGIPLVHGTPMPFDNYFDGTVPDFLWFERLLEDQGSGLNKPAAVIVETVQGEGGINVARAEWLRALQELCHRQDMLLIVDDIQMGCGRTGGFFSFEEAGIVPDIVTLSKSISGYGLPMSLCLFKPELDIWEPGEHNGTFRGNNPAFVTAAAALDAYWADGQMEKQTQARGEQVEQSLLAICAEEATAQFRGRGLVWGMEFADPARASAVCARAFELGLLLETSGPQSEVVKLLPPLTITPDELDEGLRTLARCVRETA, encoded by the coding sequence GTGACCATCACCCCGCCCGCCCTGAGTGTCTTCGAGACCCTGGAGTCCGAGGTACGGAGCTACTGCCGCGGCTGGCCCGCGGTGTTCGACCGCGCGCAGGGCGCCCGCCTGACCGACGAGGACGGCCACTCCTACCTCGACTTCTTCGCCGGTGCCGGATCGCTCAACTACGGCCACAACAACCCGGTGCTGAAACGTGCGCTGATCGACTACATCGAGCGCGACGGGATCACCCACGGCCTGGACATGGCGACCACCGCCAAGCGCGCGTTCCTGGAGACCTTCCAGAACGTGATCCTGCGGCCGCGCGACCTCCCGTACAAGGTGATGTTCCCCGGCCCGACCGGCACCAACGCCGTCGAGTCGGCGCTCAAGCTGGCCCGGAAGGTCAAGGGCCGCGAGTCCGTCGTCTCGTTCACCAACGCCTTCCACGGCATGTCCCTCGGCTCGCTCGCCGTGACCGGCAACGCCTTCAAGCGGGCCGGCGCGGGCATCCCGCTGGTGCACGGCACGCCGATGCCGTTCGACAACTACTTCGACGGCACGGTCCCCGACTTCCTCTGGTTCGAGCGGCTGCTGGAGGACCAGGGCTCCGGGCTCAACAAACCCGCCGCCGTGATCGTGGAGACCGTCCAGGGCGAGGGAGGCATCAATGTCGCCCGCGCCGAGTGGCTGCGCGCGCTCCAGGAGCTGTGCCACCGCCAGGACATGCTGCTGATCGTCGACGACATCCAGATGGGCTGCGGCCGTACCGGTGGCTTCTTCTCCTTCGAGGAGGCCGGCATCGTGCCGGACATCGTCACCCTGTCGAAGTCCATCAGCGGCTACGGCTTGCCCATGTCGCTCTGCCTGTTCAAGCCGGAGCTGGACATCTGGGAGCCGGGCGAGCACAACGGCACCTTCCGCGGCAACAACCCGGCGTTCGTCACCGCCGCCGCCGCGCTCGACGCCTACTGGGCCGACGGCCAGATGGAGAAGCAGACACAGGCCCGCGGCGAGCAGGTGGAGCAGTCGCTGCTGGCCATCTGCGCGGAGGAGGCCACCGCACAGTTCCGCGGCCGCGGGCTGGTCTGGGGCATGGAGTTCGCCGACCCGGCGCGCGCCTCGGCCGTCTGCGCCCGCGCCTTCGAGCTGGGGCTCCTGCTGGAGACCTCGGGCCCGCAGAGCGAGGTCGTCAAGCTGCTGCCGCCGCTGACCATCACCCCCGACGAGCTGGACGAGGGCCTGCGCACGCTGGCCCGCTGCGTCCGCGAGACGGCCTGA
- a CDS encoding ectoine synthase, which yields MIVRSFSDIENTDRHVKAASGTWESKRIVLAKEKVGFSLHETVLYAGTETSMWYANHIEAVLCTEGEAELTNDETGEKHWISPGTMYLLNGHEHHTLRPKTDFRCVCVFNPPVTGREDHDENGVYPLLTEEG from the coding sequence GTGATCGTCCGATCGTTCAGTGACATCGAGAACACCGACCGGCATGTGAAGGCCGCATCCGGCACCTGGGAGAGCAAGCGCATCGTGCTCGCCAAGGAGAAGGTGGGCTTCTCGCTCCATGAAACCGTGCTCTACGCGGGCACGGAGACCTCGATGTGGTACGCGAACCACATCGAGGCGGTGCTCTGCACCGAGGGCGAGGCCGAGCTCACCAACGACGAGACCGGCGAGAAGCACTGGATCTCGCCCGGCACGATGTATCTGCTGAACGGGCACGAGCACCACACGCTGCGGCCCAAGACCGACTTCCGCTGCGTGTGCGTCTTCAATCCTCCCGTCACCGGACGGGAGGACCACGACGAGAACGGCGTCTACCCACTGCTGACCGAGGAGGGCTGA
- the thpD gene encoding ectoine hydroxylase has protein sequence MTTDVRADLYPSRGAAEMTTPRQDPVIWSAPGAPGPVAVKDLQGFERDGFLTVDQLITPDEVAVCHAELTRLIADPAVRADERSIIEPKSQDVRSVFEVHKLSEVFARLVSDERVVGRARQILGSDVYVHQSRINVKPGFGASGFYWHSDFETWHAEDGLPNMRAVSVSIALTENYDTNGGLMIMPGSHKSFLGCAGETPKDNYKKSLQMQDAGTPSDEALTKMADRHGIKLFTGRAGSATWFDCNCMHGSGDNITPYPRSNVFIVFNSVENAAEEPFAAPVRRPEFIGARDFTPVK, from the coding sequence ATGACCACCGATGTACGCGCCGACCTGTACCCCTCGCGCGGCGCCGCCGAGATGACCACTCCCCGCCAGGACCCGGTCATCTGGTCCGCGCCCGGCGCACCGGGGCCGGTCGCCGTGAAGGACCTCCAGGGGTTCGAACGCGACGGCTTCCTCACCGTCGACCAGCTGATCACACCGGACGAGGTCGCCGTCTGCCACGCCGAACTGACCCGGCTGATCGCCGATCCGGCCGTACGCGCCGACGAGCGCTCGATCATCGAGCCGAAGTCGCAGGACGTGCGGTCCGTCTTCGAGGTCCACAAGCTCAGCGAGGTCTTCGCCCGGCTGGTGAGCGACGAGCGGGTGGTGGGCCGGGCCCGCCAGATCCTGGGCTCGGACGTGTACGTCCATCAGTCGCGGATCAACGTCAAGCCGGGCTTCGGGGCTTCGGGCTTCTACTGGCACTCGGACTTCGAGACCTGGCACGCCGAGGACGGTCTGCCGAACATGCGGGCCGTGTCCGTCTCGATCGCCCTGACCGAGAACTACGACACCAACGGCGGGCTGATGATCATGCCCGGCTCGCACAAGTCGTTCCTCGGCTGTGCGGGCGAGACGCCGAAGGACAACTACAAGAAGTCCTTGCAGATGCAGGACGCCGGCACCCCGTCCGACGAGGCGCTGACGAAGATGGCCGACCGGCACGGCATCAAGCTCTTCACGGGGCGGGCCGGTTCGGCGACCTGGTTCGACTGCAACTGCATGCACGGCTCGGGCGACAACATCACCCCGTATCCGCGCAGCAATGTCTTCATCGTGTTCAACAGCGTGGAGAACGCCGCCGAGGAGCCCTTCGCGGCTCCGGTCCGCCGCCCTGAGTTCATCGGGGCGCGGGACTTCACCCCGGTGAAGTAG
- a CDS encoding VOC family protein produces the protein MTSHVRHLTIDCADAYELAGFWSEVLGSPLSDDDAPGDPEALVEAPGVALLFITVPEPKSTKNRLHVDIQPHDRSRDEEVERLLALGATMVGDHRKPNGRGWATLADPEGNEFCVECSAAERAALTGTRLPVTADDVTTAVRLSVDALGAAPADGWQVPAGTLEWDCWETVEHLSDDLFAYAVQLGPRTPPLDGEVPYRWAAERAGGPANAVFADRAAGAAGLLRTLEASGALLAAMVRTTPPEVRSYHSHGVSDPEGFAAMGIVETLVHTHDIAEGLGISWAPPAALCDRVLARLFPEAPADEDRWTALLWATGRTGLPGRPRRTSWKWHGAPLGSDPAAGA, from the coding sequence ATGACCTCACACGTACGTCACCTCACCATCGACTGCGCCGACGCGTACGAGCTGGCCGGATTCTGGTCCGAAGTGCTCGGCTCGCCCCTCTCCGACGACGACGCCCCCGGCGATCCCGAGGCGCTCGTCGAGGCCCCCGGTGTCGCGCTGCTGTTCATCACGGTGCCCGAGCCGAAGAGCACCAAGAACCGTCTGCACGTCGACATCCAGCCGCACGACCGCTCCCGTGACGAGGAGGTCGAGCGGCTGCTCGCGCTGGGCGCCACGATGGTCGGCGATCACCGCAAGCCGAACGGCCGGGGCTGGGCGACGCTCGCGGACCCGGAGGGCAACGAGTTCTGTGTGGAGTGCAGCGCCGCCGAGCGCGCGGCACTGACCGGAACCCGGCTGCCGGTCACCGCGGACGACGTGACCACGGCGGTCCGGCTGTCGGTGGACGCGCTGGGCGCGGCCCCGGCGGACGGCTGGCAGGTGCCCGCCGGGACCCTGGAGTGGGACTGCTGGGAGACGGTGGAGCATCTGAGCGACGATCTCTTCGCGTACGCCGTCCAGTTGGGCCCGCGCACACCGCCGCTCGACGGCGAGGTCCCCTACCGGTGGGCCGCCGAACGCGCGGGCGGCCCGGCGAACGCGGTCTTCGCGGACCGCGCGGCCGGTGCCGCCGGGCTGCTGCGGACGCTGGAGGCGAGCGGCGCCCTGCTGGCCGCGATGGTGCGGACGACTCCGCCCGAGGTCCGCTCGTACCACTCGCACGGTGTCTCCGACCCGGAGGGGTTCGCCGCGATGGGCATCGTGGAGACCCTGGTCCACACCCATGACATCGCCGAGGGTCTGGGCATCTCCTGGGCACCGCCCGCCGCCCTGTGCGACCGGGTGCTGGCCCGGCTCTTCCCCGAGGCTCCGGCGGACGAGGACCGGTGGACGGCCCTGCTGTGGGCCACGGGCCGCACCGGGCTGCCGGGCCGGCCGCGCCGCACCTCCTGGAAGTGGCACGGTGCGCCGCTGGGCTCGGACCCGGCAGCCGGCGCCTGA
- a CDS encoding alkene reductase produces MTTAFDPIDLSGTQLANRIVMAPMTRSRAGAGGTATADTAEYYAQRASAGLIITEGIQPSVVGQGYSDTPGLHSAEQIASWRGVTDAVHARGGRIFAQLMHTGRIGHPVLLPDGLVPVGASPVRAEGNAFTHEGPKEFVEPRELTGDEVRATVADFATAARNAVEAGFDGVEVHGANGYLIHQFLAPNTNLREDEWGGSDEARIRFAVAVVEAVAAEIGAERTGLRISPGNPYNGIDEPAPEAAYTALAAAIDPLGLAYLHVLEAVEIRELTLALRKRYTGTLIINVLSEGPTGPDHHTVVDDGIADLISYGLLFLANPDLPARLRAGGPFNVPDPGTLYGGGAKGYTDYPALDTV; encoded by the coding sequence ATGACCACCGCGTTCGACCCGATCGACCTCTCCGGTACGCAGCTCGCCAACCGCATCGTCATGGCACCGATGACCCGCAGCCGGGCCGGCGCGGGTGGCACGGCCACCGCCGACACCGCCGAGTACTACGCCCAGCGCGCCTCGGCCGGGCTGATCATCACCGAGGGCATCCAGCCGTCGGTGGTGGGCCAGGGCTACTCCGACACCCCCGGTCTGCACAGCGCCGAGCAGATCGCGTCCTGGCGCGGGGTCACCGACGCCGTGCACGCCCGGGGCGGCCGGATCTTCGCCCAGCTCATGCACACCGGACGGATCGGCCACCCGGTCCTGCTGCCGGACGGGCTGGTGCCGGTGGGCGCCTCCCCGGTCAGGGCGGAGGGCAACGCCTTCACCCACGAGGGGCCGAAGGAGTTCGTGGAGCCGCGCGAACTGACCGGCGACGAGGTCCGCGCGACCGTCGCGGACTTCGCCACCGCCGCCCGCAACGCCGTCGAGGCGGGCTTCGACGGGGTGGAGGTGCACGGTGCCAACGGATATCTCATCCACCAGTTCCTGGCGCCCAACACCAATCTGCGCGAGGACGAGTGGGGCGGCTCGGACGAGGCCCGCATCCGCTTCGCCGTCGCCGTCGTGGAGGCGGTCGCCGCGGAGATCGGCGCGGAGCGCACCGGGCTGCGGATCTCACCCGGAAACCCGTACAACGGCATCGACGAGCCCGCCCCGGAAGCCGCCTACACCGCCCTGGCCGCGGCGATCGATCCGCTGGGACTCGCCTATCTGCACGTCCTGGAAGCGGTGGAGATCCGTGAGCTCACGCTCGCGCTGCGCAAGCGGTACACCGGCACGCTGATCATCAACGTCCTGTCGGAGGGTCCGACCGGGCCCGACCACCACACGGTGGTCGACGACGGGATCGCGGACCTCATCTCCTACGGGCTGCTCTTCCTCGCCAACCCGGACCTGCCGGCCCGGCTGCGCGCGGGCGGCCCGTTCAACGTCCCGGACCCCGGCACGCTCTACGGCGGCGGGGCCAAGGGGTACACCGACTACCCGGCGCTGGACACGGTCTGA
- a CDS encoding MarR family winged helix-turn-helix transcriptional regulator, which produces MKTAHAGPADTTATPGTGVAADAAPCTDALPSAARGGPLSHAVSRIARLHRITAGKLLKGLDLYPGQEFLMMHLWDAGAVRQSELIKALDLDPSTVTKMLQRLEQTGHVRRRPDPADRRAVLVEATDDSCALRTAVEAAWTNLEEHTLAGLGPEERAELARLLARVEANLCAEAEGCPGLA; this is translated from the coding sequence ATGAAGACCGCCCACGCCGGCCCGGCCGACACCACCGCGACCCCCGGCACCGGCGTTGCCGCCGATGCCGCCCCCTGTACGGACGCGCTGCCGAGCGCGGCGCGCGGCGGCCCGCTGAGCCATGCCGTCTCACGGATCGCCCGGCTGCACCGGATCACGGCGGGCAAGCTGCTCAAGGGGCTGGACCTCTACCCCGGTCAGGAATTCCTGATGATGCACCTGTGGGACGCGGGCGCGGTCCGGCAGTCGGAGCTGATCAAGGCGCTGGACCTGGACCCCTCCACGGTCACCAAGATGCTCCAGCGCCTCGAACAGACCGGGCATGTGCGCCGCCGCCCCGACCCGGCCGACCGACGGGCTGTCCTGGTCGAGGCCACGGACGACAGCTGTGCCCTGCGCACCGCGGTGGAGGCGGCGTGGACGAATCTGGAGGAGCACACCCTGGCGGGCCTCGGCCCGGAGGAGCGCGCGGAGCTGGCCCGGCTGCTGGCCAGGGTCGAGGCGAATCTCTGCGCGGAGGCCGAGGGCTGCCCCGGACTCGCCTGA
- a CDS encoding aminotransferase class V-fold PLP-dependent enzyme — translation MEITSLSLSQAAATEFAPETTYLNSATSGLLPRRTMRAVKALADHNASGRAAGAGSFEAVEAARSAFAGLAGVGPDRVATGGSVTVHVGLIAASLPPGAEVLVPEGEFSSVVSPFALRGDLRMRYVPLADLADAVRPETALVAFSSVQSADGRVADLAAVRAAAASYGARTLVDATQSAGWSPLDAGAYDYTVTGGFKFLLCPRGASFLTVTEEAQASLPPVFAGWVAAEDPWNSTYGPIERLAPSARRFDEPPAFLAYHGAEHSLALLAEVGTDALYAHATGLAARFRQGLAGIGHQAVPGESAIVAVPGLGAREPDLARAGVMVSARAGNLRAAFHLYNTEADVDRALNALS, via the coding sequence ATGGAGATCACTTCGCTCAGCCTCAGCCAGGCGGCGGCCACCGAGTTCGCGCCGGAGACCACGTACCTCAACAGCGCGACCAGCGGGCTGCTGCCCCGCCGCACCATGCGGGCTGTCAAGGCGCTCGCGGACCACAACGCCTCCGGCCGGGCGGCGGGCGCGGGCAGCTTCGAAGCGGTGGAGGCCGCCCGGAGCGCGTTCGCCGGGCTGGCCGGTGTCGGCCCCGACCGGGTCGCCACCGGCGGCTCGGTCACCGTCCATGTCGGGCTGATCGCCGCATCGCTGCCGCCGGGCGCCGAAGTGCTCGTCCCCGAGGGTGAGTTCAGCTCGGTGGTCAGCCCGTTCGCGCTCCGCGGCGACCTGCGGATGCGGTACGTCCCGCTCGCGGACCTCGCCGACGCGGTGCGGCCGGAGACCGCGCTCGTCGCCTTCTCCTCCGTGCAGTCCGCCGACGGCAGGGTCGCCGACCTGGCCGCCGTCCGGGCGGCCGCCGCCTCGTACGGTGCCCGGACACTGGTGGACGCCACCCAGTCGGCGGGCTGGTCCCCGTTGGACGCCGGGGCGTACGACTACACCGTCACCGGCGGCTTCAAGTTCCTGCTCTGCCCGCGGGGCGCGTCGTTCCTCACCGTGACCGAGGAGGCGCAGGCGTCCCTGCCGCCCGTGTTCGCCGGCTGGGTGGCCGCCGAGGACCCCTGGAACAGCACCTACGGCCCGATCGAGCGGCTCGCCCCCTCCGCCCGCCGATTCGACGAACCGCCCGCCTTCCTCGCGTACCACGGGGCCGAGCACTCCCTCGCCCTGCTGGCGGAGGTCGGCACCGATGCGCTGTACGCCCACGCCACCGGGCTCGCGGCCCGGTTCCGCCAGGGTCTGGCGGGGATCGGCCACCAGGCGGTTCCCGGTGAATCGGCCATCGTCGCCGTGCCCGGACTCGGTGCCCGTGAACCCGATCTGGCCAGGGCCGGAGTCATGGTCTCGGCGCGGGCGGGCAATCTGCGGGCGGCCTTCCACCTCTACAACACCGAGGCGGACGTGGACCGGGCGCTGAACGCCCTGTCCTGA
- a CDS encoding DsbA family oxidoreductase, which translates to MRVEIWSDIACPWCYIGKARFEKGLAEFAHRDEVEVVHRSFELDPGRTKGDTALVIDMLAQKYGRTREEAASMEANVAANAQAEGLGYHTEGRDHGNTFDIHRLLHLAKARGRQDELLTLAYRANFAEERSVFDDDELVRLAVEAGLDGEEARAVLADPEAYADDVRADEREASELGANAVPFFVLDRRYGISGGQPSEVFLKALEQAWKDRPVTALTAIGEDGAACDPDGACEVPRT; encoded by the coding sequence ATGCGCGTCGAGATCTGGAGCGACATCGCCTGCCCGTGGTGCTACATCGGCAAGGCCCGTTTCGAGAAGGGCCTGGCGGAGTTCGCCCACCGCGACGAGGTCGAGGTGGTGCACCGTTCCTTCGAGCTCGACCCGGGCCGGACCAAGGGCGACACCGCGCTGGTGATCGACATGCTGGCGCAGAAGTACGGCCGCACCCGTGAGGAGGCCGCGTCCATGGAGGCCAATGTCGCGGCCAACGCGCAGGCGGAAGGGCTTGGCTACCACACCGAGGGACGCGACCACGGCAACACCTTCGACATCCACCGGCTGCTGCACCTGGCCAAGGCGCGCGGCCGTCAGGACGAGCTGCTGACCCTCGCCTACCGGGCGAACTTCGCCGAGGAGCGCTCCGTCTTCGACGACGACGAGCTGGTCCGGCTCGCCGTCGAGGCCGGGCTGGACGGCGAGGAGGCCCGTGCGGTGCTCGCCGACCCCGAGGCGTACGCGGACGACGTCCGGGCCGACGAGCGCGAGGCGTCCGAGCTGGGCGCCAACGCCGTGCCGTTCTTCGTGCTCGACCGGCGCTACGGGATCTCCGGCGGCCAGCCGTCCGAGGTCTTCCTCAAGGCGCTGGAACAGGCGTGGAAGGACCGTCCGGTCACCGCGCTGACCGCGATCGGCGAGGACGGGGCCGCCTGTGACCCGGACGGCGCCTGCGAGGTCCCGCGGACCTGA
- a CDS encoding GNAT family N-acetyltransferase: MIREATPADIDAIVLLHTEARATYYRGHLPAEEYLGADEVARSRDGWSRAVERPDATVLCAERDGALAGIAAYAVRDGIMNLTQLHVAPSQWRAGIGTALHSACTDAWRDAGVTAARLEVFAPNTRAQSFYAHHGWTPDPDAPHSGSHLVLRLLLRDGDARSGDQ; this comes from the coding sequence ATGATCAGAGAAGCGACCCCCGCCGACATCGACGCCATCGTCCTGCTGCACACCGAGGCCCGCGCCACGTACTACCGCGGCCACCTCCCCGCCGAGGAGTACCTGGGGGCCGACGAGGTCGCCCGCAGCCGCGACGGCTGGTCGCGCGCCGTCGAACGCCCCGACGCCACCGTCCTGTGCGCGGAACGGGACGGCGCCCTGGCCGGGATCGCCGCCTACGCCGTACGCGACGGCATCATGAACCTCACCCAGCTCCATGTCGCCCCCTCCCAGTGGCGTGCGGGCATAGGCACCGCCCTGCACTCCGCCTGCACCGACGCATGGCGCGACGCCGGGGTGACGGCCGCCCGGCTGGAGGTCTTCGCCCCCAACACCAGGGCCCAGTCCTTCTACGCCCACCACGGCTGGACCCCGGACCCCGACGCCCCGCACTCCGGGAGCCACCTCGTCCTGCGCCTCCTCCTGCGGGACGGGGATGCCCGGTCCGGGGATCAGTAG
- a CDS encoding pectate lyase family protein translates to MRTQLRRSRLTALAAAAAVGALTVAALPGTAGAAETTPVGFGAGTTGGGSAPAVTVSTLAAFTAAVSGDTAKTVKVDGLITLSGQVDIGSNTTVLGVGSSAGFTGGGLRLKNASNIVVRNLSISKPVAPADGITVQNSTKVWIDHNSFSADRDHDKDYYDGLLDITHASDQVTVSWNTFKNHYKGSLVGHSDNNAGEDTGHLHVTYHHNHFQNVYSRIPSLRFGTGHFYDNFVEGADTAVHSRMGAQLLVENNVFRTTKIAITTTRSSDEDGYVVERGNDLGGAATEISRTGSFTTPPYSYTAEPASAVVASVTSGAGAGKL, encoded by the coding sequence ATGCGCACCCAGCTCCGCCGCAGCCGTCTCACCGCACTGGCCGCTGCCGCCGCCGTCGGCGCTCTCACCGTCGCCGCCCTCCCCGGCACCGCCGGGGCCGCCGAGACCACCCCGGTCGGCTTCGGCGCGGGTACCACCGGTGGCGGCAGCGCCCCGGCGGTGACCGTCAGCACGCTCGCCGCGTTCACCGCGGCGGTCAGCGGCGACACCGCCAAGACCGTCAAGGTCGACGGCCTGATCACGCTCAGCGGGCAGGTCGACATCGGCTCCAACACCACGGTGCTCGGCGTCGGTTCGTCCGCCGGATTCACCGGCGGCGGCCTGCGCCTGAAGAACGCGTCGAACATCGTCGTGCGCAACCTCAGCATCAGCAAGCCCGTCGCACCCGCCGACGGCATCACCGTGCAGAACTCCACCAAGGTGTGGATCGACCACAACTCCTTCTCCGCGGACCGTGACCACGACAAGGACTACTACGACGGCCTGCTGGACATCACCCACGCCTCCGACCAGGTCACCGTCTCCTGGAACACCTTCAAGAACCACTACAAGGGCAGCCTCGTCGGGCACAGTGACAACAACGCAGGCGAGGACACCGGGCACCTCCATGTGACGTACCACCACAACCACTTCCAGAACGTCTACTCGCGCATCCCCAGCCTCCGCTTCGGCACCGGCCACTTCTACGACAACTTCGTCGAGGGCGCGGACACCGCCGTGCACTCCCGGATGGGTGCGCAGCTGCTGGTCGAGAACAATGTCTTCCGCACCACCAAGATCGCCATCACCACCACCCGCAGCAGCGACGAGGACGGCTACGTCGTCGAGCGCGGCAACGACCTCGGCGGCGCCGCCACCGAGATCTCGCGGACCGGCTCCTTCACCACCCCGCCGTACAGCTACACCGCCGAGCCCGCGTCGGCCGTCGTCGCGTCGGTGACGTCGGGAGCGGGAGCCGGAAAGCTCTAG
- a CDS encoding serine/threonine-protein kinase yields the protein MSGQQPERGSSPQVFQPLAGDDPVTIAGYRLAARLGAGGMGKVYLSYTPGGRPVAIKVIRPEFGEDPEFRRRFAQEVRSAQRVQGLFTAPVIDADTDGAQPWLATAYVPGPSLADAVVAHGALPVEAVLLLIAGMAEALHVIHGAGIVHRDLKPSNVLLAADGPRVIDFGIAYAADATSLTGSGVTIGTPSFMAPEQAAGQRVTAATDVFALGQVAAYAATGRPAFGEGTSHGVLYRIVHEEPDLGGVPERLTELVTRCLAKDPAARPSVAEVIGLCQSANAETVLRRPEDWLPVPVAADITGRAAAPAPVQTPPPPATAPSAVYSPTAPVAAAPPGYGPPATQHPYQPTQPAQPQQYRTPAQAQAHAPTQFPAQAPAQAHAPTQFPSHAQTYPGQPTYPGQPMYPGQPGHPGHPVAGPAKSTGKRNAAIAIAAALVLAVVGSSAYDMLKGKDDDTAQGGGSSQGERSGGGSGTADRKPDAKQDPKPSVHKGINLTAGYHLTLGDDALRPQQGEDGGYELSYDTGGYLDAESTEGHLALLDPGQPGSLDACRAETRFSQTVYVDKLSKGRRLCVTTGTGHLGLVTVQGFSAEESPSTYLTLDVTVWRNGADAGSGS from the coding sequence ATGAGTGGTCAGCAGCCGGAACGGGGCAGTTCCCCACAGGTTTTCCAGCCGCTCGCGGGGGACGATCCGGTCACCATCGCCGGATACCGGCTGGCCGCCAGGCTCGGCGCGGGCGGCATGGGCAAGGTGTACCTCTCGTACACCCCCGGCGGGCGGCCCGTGGCCATCAAGGTGATCCGTCCCGAATTCGGGGAGGACCCCGAGTTCCGCCGCCGGTTCGCCCAGGAAGTGCGGTCCGCGCAGCGGGTGCAGGGACTGTTCACCGCGCCCGTCATCGACGCCGACACCGACGGCGCGCAGCCCTGGCTGGCCACCGCGTACGTACCGGGCCCCTCGCTCGCCGACGCGGTCGTCGCGCACGGCGCGCTGCCGGTCGAGGCGGTGCTGCTGCTGATCGCGGGCATGGCCGAGGCGCTGCACGTCATCCACGGAGCGGGCATCGTGCACCGCGACCTCAAGCCCTCCAACGTGCTGCTCGCCGCCGACGGGCCCCGCGTCATCGACTTCGGCATCGCGTACGCCGCCGACGCCACCTCGCTCACCGGCAGCGGCGTCACCATCGGCACCCCCTCGTTCATGGCCCCGGAACAGGCCGCCGGGCAACGGGTGACGGCGGCCACCGACGTCTTCGCGCTCGGCCAGGTCGCGGCGTACGCGGCGACGGGCAGGCCGGCGTTCGGCGAGGGGACCTCGCACGGGGTGCTCTACCGGATCGTCCACGAGGAGCCCGATCTCGGCGGGGTCCCGGAACGGCTGACGGAGCTGGTCACCCGGTGCCTCGCCAAGGACCCGGCGGCCCGGCCCTCGGTCGCCGAGGTCATCGGGCTCTGCCAGTCCGCGAACGCGGAGACGGTGCTGCGCCGCCCCGAGGACTGGCTGCCGGTCCCGGTCGCCGCCGACATCACCGGGCGGGCGGCGGCCCCGGCCCCGGTCCAGACACCCCCGCCCCCGGCCACCGCCCCGTCGGCCGTCTACTCACCGACGGCGCCCGTGGCCGCCGCGCCCCCGGGCTACGGCCCACCCGCGACGCAGCACCCGTATCAGCCCACGCAGCCCGCTCAGCCCCAGCAGTACCGCACGCCGGCGCAGGCACAGGCCCACGCCCCCACGCAGTTCCCGGCCCAGGCGCCCGCGCAGGCCCACGCCCCGACCCAGTTCCCGTCGCACGCGCAGACGTACCCCGGTCAGCCCACCTACCCGGGGCAGCCCATGTATCCGGGGCAGCCGGGCCACCCCGGTCACCCGGTGGCCGGTCCCGCGAAGAGCACGGGCAAACGGAACGCGGCCATCGCCATCGCCGCCGCGCTGGTCCTCGCCGTCGTGGGCAGCTCGGCGTACGACATGCTCAAGGGCAAGGACGACGACACCGCACAGGGCGGCGGCTCGTCGCAGGGCGAGCGCAGCGGCGGCGGGAGCGGGACGGCCGACCGGAAGCCGGACGCCAAGCAGGATCCGAAGCCCTCCGTCCACAAGGGCATCAACCTCACCGCGGGCTATCACCTGACGCTCGGGGACGACGCCCTCCGGCCGCAGCAGGGCGAGGACGGCGGGTACGAGCTCTCGTACGACACCGGCGGCTACCTCGACGCGGAGAGCACGGAGGGGCATCTGGCCCTGCTCGATCCGGGGCAGCCGGGATCGCTCGACGCCTGCCGCGCGGAGACCCGGTTCAGCCAGACCGTCTACGTGGACAAACTCTCCAAGGGGCGCCGGCTCTGCGTCACCACGGGAACGGGACACCTGGGCCTCGTGACGGTCCAGGGCTTCTCGGCCGAGGAATCACCCAGTACGTACCTGACGCTGGACGTCACCGTCTGGCGCAACGGCGCGGACGCCGGCTCCGGCAGCTGA